The Helicobacter sp. MIT 21-1697 genome segment AATAATCAATAAGCATAAGGCTTGTCCCATACTTGTTTTCAACTCCTTTTGTTCTTATCCATTGCTTGATGCAGCAAAACTTGTGCCATATCATACCATTTTTACAACAATTAAAATTTGATTGATGAGGAATAGGCAAAACAACAAAGAGATTTGTTTTAGAGAATCTAGCTTGGGACAATGGAGTTTAGGATTTTAAAGAGTTTATGGGTTAAATATAAAACTATGAAGAGGTTGCAAATAAGATGAATTAAAATTAAAATATTGACTAAATATATTCTCATGCATTGTATATTCATTTGATTTTATAATTTTTTCTAAACCGCTTGCCTCACGATAAGCATACATTTTTGATTTTTTATTAATATTATCTGCAAATTCTTTAGATTGAGATTTGATACATTCGACATATTTTTCAAAACATTCTATTATTTCTTTATATTTGGCAATCTGAACAAGTAAAGTTTCAAGATTGCCTTTGCTTTTATTATCTGGGAATAAAAATATTTTTACTTTATTCTTATCTTCTAAGCCTATTATTTTGTTTTCAATTTCCTGTCGTGTTTGATTATAATCTAAATCAGCATCAAAAATAATACAAACCCTATAATTATTATCCAATGCTTTTTTAATCTTTTGTAAGTTTGCATTTTGAAGCTGATTGCTATTATTTACAATAATTTCATATTCAGATGGAAAATTTTTATAGTGTATATACTGCTCTAAAAATACTTTATCACTTTTACCTTCTACAACAAATAAGGTCATTTTAATCCCTAAATTCTGTTTTAGTTTTTAGTAAATTTTCTAAGTCTTTCATATCATATTTATAAGTTTGCAAACCTTTAAGATTAGTTCTTGCAATATTAAAAATAGCAATTTGTTCGTATTGATACTCGCTAGAGATTGTATTAAGAATTTCTAAAAACTCATAGCTATGGGCGGAAATAAAGAGCTGTATATGTGTTTCTTTCGCTAAAGCAATAATGGCTTTAAGCAACTTTTGCATTGATTCAAAATGAAGTCCATTTTCAATTTCGTCAATACAAATATATTCGTATTCCCCCACAATGATACTTGCCAAAATCGCCAAATATTTTTTAAACCCTTCTCCCATAGTATGAAAGCTAATTTTTTTAGACATACCTGCCAAATCAACCATTATCTCACCATTGATTACCTCTATTCCCTGTATATGCTCATCAAAGATTTGGAGGTATTGTAATAAATCTTTTTCTTTTTTGTGAATCCTTAGTCTAGCTAAAATTGAGGCTGTATTCATAAATGTATGGCTTGGGAGCATCATACCTGAAAATGAGGGATAATCTGCTTGGGCAAATCTATTAATAATATTATTTTCGTGAATGTCAAAGCCACTTTTTACTGCAGGATCCCCATTAAATTGTATATCAAATTTTAAACCTGTGATATAAGCATTATCTGTTTTTTTATCTAAAACTTTATTTATGTTTATATCATTTGGCAACATTTGGGCAAAATCATTTGTCGTTTTTGGTGTAATTTGCAAGTGCATTTTTTGTTGCTTATAAAACGAGGTAATTTCAATCGGTTGGCTCACATCAAGCTGATGAAAAAAATAATCTAAATTGTCGTGGCTCACTTGTATTTGTCTTACAAAATTAGACACAATAGATACGATATTCATAGAATTGCTTGGCTGAAAATTAAGAAATATCGCCTCAAGCAAGGAGGTTTTACCACAATTATTCTTGCCTACAAAAATATTAATCTGTGTGAGGTTTTCAATTTGTATAGAATCTAATACTTTATAATTCTTTACTTCTACACTTTCTATCACACTAGACTCCTAAACTTTAATTGATTGAATGAGAACAGCAAAAATAATTCCTTGACATTTGAAATATATAAAAAGTTTGTTAATATAGAATTTAGTAGCTTTATTTTTTTCAAAAGCAAGAAGATTAAAAAATTGATAGATATGAAAATAGATGAGTGAGAGTAGTATTCACTTGGTGCTTATCCTAGTATTTTTG includes the following:
- a CDS encoding DUF3226 domain-containing protein, with the translated sequence MTLFVVEGKSDKVFLEQYIHYKNFPSEYEIIVNNSNQLQNANLQKIKKALDNNYRVCIIFDADLDYNQTRQEIENKIIGLEDKNKVKIFLFPDNKSKGNLETLLVQIAKYKEIIECFEKYVECIKSQSKEFADNINKKSKMYAYREASGLEKIIKSNEYTMHENIFSQYFNFNSSYLQPLHSFIFNP
- a CDS encoding AAA family ATPase, with the translated sequence MIESVEVKNYKVLDSIQIENLTQINIFVGKNNCGKTSLLEAIFLNFQPSNSMNIVSIVSNFVRQIQVSHDNLDYFFHQLDVSQPIEITSFYKQQKMHLQITPKTTNDFAQMLPNDININKVLDKKTDNAYITGLKFDIQFNGDPAVKSGFDIHENNIINRFAQADYPSFSGMMLPSHTFMNTASILARLRIHKKEKDLLQYLQIFDEHIQGIEVINGEIMVDLAGMSKKISFHTMGEGFKKYLAILASIIVGEYEYICIDEIENGLHFESMQKLLKAIIALAKETHIQLFISAHSYEFLEILNTISSEYQYEQIAIFNIARTNLKGLQTYKYDMKDLENLLKTKTEFRD